The Pimelobacter simplex genomic sequence CGATGAACCCGCCGAGGTGGCCCTGCCAGGAGATCCCGGGCAGGACGCTGATGATGACCGCCAAGATGATGGTGGTGCGGAAGATCGAGAGGTCCGCGCCCGACCTCCAACCGGCGACGAGGATCGCGGCCAGGAGGCCGAAGATCGCCCCGGAGGCTCCGACGGTGATGGTGAGCTCGTCGGCGAGCCAGTAGACGGCGAGGGCGCTCGACGCACTGGACACCAGGTAGAGAACGACCAGGCGACCCCGGCCGACGAGCCGCTCCACGATGGGACCGAGCTGCCACAGCGCGATCATGTTCATCGCGATGTGCCACGGCTGGACGTGAACGAAGGAGCCGGTGACGAGCTGCCACCAGGCGCCGTCCTGGAGTCCGGGGATCCAGGTCGCCTGGATCCCCGCATCGCAGATCTGCTGGCTGGTGCGGAAGACCGACTCGCCGTCCTGGCACCGACCCACGAAATGAACCGACAGCCAGGTCATCAGGGGGCTGCGGCTGCCGCCGGTGGCCGTGATCGCCACCCAGACGGCGACGTTGATCGCGATGAGCACCGCGGAGGTGACGCCGGGGTTGTACGAGATCGCGCCGCCGTACGCCGTCTTGGCCTGGCGTACCGAGCGCTGGCCCTCAGCCACGCAGTCAGGGCACTGGAAGCCCACGGAGGCGTCGCGCATGCAGTCCGGACAGATCGGACGCTCGCAGCGCTGGCAGCGGATGTAGGTCTCGCGGTCGGAGTGCCGGTAGCAGGTCGGCACTCCGACCGGAGGGGTGCTCATCGTGAGATCGCGGAGGGGTTCAGCCGACGAGCTCGACGGACTCGATGACGACCGGCTCGACGGGGCGGTCCATCGCGCCGGTCGGGACGGCGGCGATCGCGTCGACGACGTCGCGGCCGGCCTGGTCGGCGACCTCACCGAAGATGGTGTGCTTGAAGTTGAGCCAGGTGGTCGCGCCGACGGTGATGAAGAACTGCGAGCCGTTGGTGCCCGGGCCGGCGTTGGCCATGGCGAGCAGGTAGGGCTTGTCGAAGACGAGCTCGGGGTGCGGCTCGTCCTTGAACTGGTAGCCCGGGCCGCCGGTGCCGGTGCCGAGGGGGCAGCCGCCCTGGATCATGAAGCCCGGGATGACCCGGTGGAAGGTCAGGCCGTCGTAGAACGGACCGGTCGCGCCGTTGCCGGCGTCGTACGCCTTGTCGCCGCTGGCGAGGCCGGTGAAGTTCGCGACCGTCTCCGGTGCGTGGTTCGGGAACAGGTTGAGCGTGATGTCGCCCTTGTTGGTCTTGAGGACGGCCTGCTGCGCTGCCATGGAAGTGCCTCGTCTCCGGCTGATCGGGGTGAGTGGTGCATCGGTGATGCGGACGCCCTCGATCCTACTGACCTCGTGTCCTGGCCCCGTCCCGTGCCATGGTGGGATGGACGAACGGCCCGACCGGGTCGCCCCACTGGTCGAAGGAGAGCTCGGGATGAAGAAGCTGAAGAAGCTGGTGGTGCTCGGCGCGCTGGGTGCGCTCGTCGCCACCATCGCCAAGAAGCTGCAGGCCGGCGGGGCCGACGACGCGTCGCTGTGGCAGTCCGCCCCCGAGCCCGCCGGTACGACGCCGCCGCCCCCGGCACCGTCCGTCCCGACCCCTCCGCCCGCGCCGACGCCGCCGCCGGTCCCCGAGCCGCCGGCGCCCCCGGCCCCTCCGGCCGTGGAGCCCCAGGCGGTCGACAACGCGCCGGAGCCGGCCGCGACGCCGGACCCGCTGACCGACCCGCTCCCGGAGGAGCCGCAGCAGGGCTGAGGCTGAGGCCCGCGCCCGGAGAGCTGACTAGCTGCGGGCGAGCTCCGGGTGGTCCTCGCGCAGGCGGACGGCCACCCGGTGCTCGACCCAGAAGATGAGTCCCGGGATCAGCCCGGCGATGAGCATGAGCAGCAGCTGCGGGATGCTCCAGCGCGCCTTCTGGCTCAGCAGGAACGCCACGACGACGTAGACGATGTAGATCCAGCCGTGCACCAGCCAGATCGGCGTCAGGTCGTCGCCGAGCTGCTGCAGGGTGGAGCCGTCCTCGAGCAGGTACTTCAGCAGCGAGCCGAGGGTGCCGACGAGGAGCAGCACGCCGACCACGAGCGCCAGCGCGCGATAGGCGGTGAAGAGCTTGGTCACGGCTTCGAGGGTACGGCGTCGTCCCCGGCGTCCTCGGCGTCGGCCTCCTCGAGGTCCGGCTCGGCCGTGGCGTCGCGCACATAGCGGAACCAGATGAAGGCCGCGAAGGCGGCGAAGACCCACCACTCGATCGCGTAGAGGATGTTGCGCAGCGCGGTGAACCGGCTCGCCTCGGGGAGCTGGTCGAGGGTGGCGTGGTCGACCCCGGCGGCGGCGTCGGCCGGCAGCGGGGCCTCGGCGACGACGTAGGCGCCGTAGAGGTCCTGGTCGACGCGCTGGACCAGGTCGGCGATCCGCAGCTCGGGCAGGACGTCGTCGTTCGGGTCGTCGTCGACCTTGCCGGTGCCCTCGGGCGGCTGGAGCCAGCCGAGGACGTCGACCTCACCGGTCGGCGGGGCCGGCAGGGAGGCCGGGTCGGTGCCGTCGGGGACCCACCCCCGCACCACCGGTACGGCGGGCGCGGTCGCGTCGCCGACGGTCAGCGGGGTGACCAGCCAGGAGCCGGAGCGCCCGTCGTCGCTGGGCCGGTCGGCGACGAGCACCGTGCCGGCGGGCAGGAAGGTCCCGCGGACCTCGACCGGGCGGCCCAGGCCGGCGGTCGGGAACGGGTCGTCGGAGCCGATCACCTCGGCGATCGGGACGGGCTCGGACTTGGTCAGGTCGACCCGCTCGGCCGCGCGCCGGGTCTGCCAGGCGTCGTACTGCCACAGGCCCATGCCGACCGCGATGCTGACGCAGAGGAGTCCGAGCAGGTGGGCACCCCACAACCGCACGCTCCACCACCGCACCACACCAGCAGCCTACGAGGCGGCTCCTCGGCGTCGCGGCGCGGGGCGGAGGGTGTGGTTCAGCGCACGCGCGGGATCCGGAGCGGAAGATCTCGCGGCCCGACCGTCAGGTTCGCGGTCGCTGGTGCGTCTCCCCGGGTACCGGGCGAGGCCAGTCCCTCTGTATCTCTCGTCCGGGGCGGGCCGCCGGGGGGCGGTCCCCACCCTTCGTCGCCGGGCTGCTCGGTCCCCACGGCTCCAGCTCGGCGGCGGAGGTCACGCTCAGATCCCCGCGGTTTGGTCCCAAACCGCACGGAGGTAAGACCACTTGACCACCGGACCAGCCAGGTCTACGTTCCCTCCATGGCCCTGCGTCCCGTCACCCGCCGCACCCTGTCCGACGAGGTCTTCGAGCAGCTGCTCGACAGCGTGGTCGACGGCGAGCTCACCGTCGGCGAGTCCATGCCCAGCGAACGCCGCCTCGCCGAGGTGCTCGGCGTCTCCCGGCCCGCGGTGCGCGAGGCGCTCCAACGGATCGCGCAGACCGGGGTGGTCGAGGTGCGCCAGGGCGGCGCGACCCTGGTCCGCGACTACCGCCGGGCCGCGGGCCTCGACCTACTGCCCCGGCTCCTGGTGCGCGGCGGCCGGCTCGACGCGGCGATCGCCCGGAGCGTGATCGAGGCCCGGGCCGAGGTCGGGCCCGGGATCGCGGCGCTCGCCGCGACCCGCGGCGGGCCGGTGCTGGCCACCGAGCTCGACGAGCTCCTCACCCGGATGGGTACGACGACTG encodes the following:
- a CDS encoding rhomboid family intramembrane serine protease, which encodes MSTPPVGVPTCYRHSDRETYIRCQRCERPICPDCMRDASVGFQCPDCVAEGQRSVRQAKTAYGGAISYNPGVTSAVLIAINVAVWVAITATGGSRSPLMTWLSVHFVGRCQDGESVFRTSQQICDAGIQATWIPGLQDGAWWQLVTGSFVHVQPWHIAMNMIALWQLGPIVERLVGRGRLVVLYLVSSASSALAVYWLADELTITVGASGAIFGLLAAILVAGWRSGADLSIFRTTIILAVIISVLPGISWQGHLGGFIGGGLAAAILAFAPRGEHRTLIQTAGLAALAAVVLAGVALRV
- a CDS encoding peptidylprolyl isomerase, giving the protein MAAQQAVLKTNKGDITLNLFPNHAPETVANFTGLASGDKAYDAGNGATGPFYDGLTFHRVIPGFMIQGGCPLGTGTGGPGYQFKDEPHPELVFDKPYLLAMANAGPGTNGSQFFITVGATTWLNFKHTIFGEVADQAGRDVVDAIAAVPTGAMDRPVEPVVIESVELVG
- a CDS encoding DUF3817 domain-containing protein, producing MTKLFTAYRALALVVGVLLLVGTLGSLLKYLLEDGSTLQQLGDDLTPIWLVHGWIYIVYVVVAFLLSQKARWSIPQLLLMLIAGLIPGLIFWVEHRVAVRLREDHPELARS
- a CDS encoding SURF1 family protein; its protein translation is MVRWWSVRLWGAHLLGLLCVSIAVGMGLWQYDAWQTRRAAERVDLTKSEPVPIAEVIGSDDPFPTAGLGRPVEVRGTFLPAGTVLVADRPSDDGRSGSWLVTPLTVGDATAPAVPVVRGWVPDGTDPASLPAPPTGEVDVLGWLQPPEGTGKVDDDPNDDVLPELRIADLVQRVDQDLYGAYVVAEAPLPADAAAGVDHATLDQLPEASRFTALRNILYAIEWWVFAAFAAFIWFRYVRDATAEPDLEEADAEDAGDDAVPSKP
- a CDS encoding FadR/GntR family transcriptional regulator; this translates as MALRPVTRRTLSDEVFEQLLDSVVDGELTVGESMPSERRLAEVLGVSRPAVREALQRIAQTGVVEVRQGGATLVRDYRRAAGLDLLPRLLVRGGRLDAAIARSVIEARAEVGPGIAALAATRGGPVLATELDELLTRMGTTTDPVTWQLGALDFWDLLVDGADSIVFRLMFNSLRTAYEPALPALGTLLAEEVGQVEPYRLLAAAIRAGDAATARAAATRVLTPTAEALLSAFAAVEADQ